From Camelina sativa cultivar DH55 chromosome 7, Cs, whole genome shotgun sequence, one genomic window encodes:
- the LOC104701168 gene encoding uncharacterized protein At1g65710-like: MGCCLSKKPSPSSNVTSSTIIRSPDPIKPKIEPIEETKPKSQKLNQEEEEEVPKKEALMIKHRRSHEERSKKTESDKDSPVSSPVAAEKPNSTTLVVRISSCTKEEVDAILIQCGKLSRSNSAAKTRRYSGSKRSFDFDQNGGDAAAEEVEEAERQTHRNRHRGVERVNGSPRERRRRTPSRERDDFRRYRSGSRERGNNGGGSSRRVSRSPAKRSEFPNVNSNRPGKFVTIPATDKSNNVELSVKRVTVKRNIGDACRIAASPRSKSPARTGPSLSRSNSRKAEQSPYRRNPLGEIDQNSSRIGSCNNTKKTAESVKPNPRTSRAASPSSRAAAVVEVSIAKPPQVVLKRSRSLRKSRDFDLVSNEDNNYTALLLKDIQNFHGKSVVEDNSVSLLPLCVTKACSIVEAVADLNSMATNNSDSSRFRFTLTANKADLMEPSFEKYVTLKRGGSLEESSGSNNVT; the protein is encoded by the coding sequence ATGGGTTGCTGTCTTAGCAAAAAACCTTCTCCTTCCTCTAATGTCACCTCCTCTACTATTATTAGATCCCCAGATCCCATCAAACCCAAGATTGAGccaatagaagaaacaaaacccaaatctcagaaactgaatcaagaagaagaagaagaagttccaaAAAAAGAAGCTTTGATGATAAAACACAGAAGAAGCCATGAAGAGAGATCCAAGAAGACAGAGTCAGATAAAGACTCTCCAGTTTCGTCTCCTGTAGCTGCTGAGAAACCGAACTCTACAACACTTGTTGTGAGGATCTCGAGCTGTACTAAAGAAGAAGTCGATGCTATATTAATACAATGTGGAAAGCTGAGTAGAAGCAACTCTGCTGCTAAAACAAGAAGATACTCTGGTTCAAAgagaagttttgattttgaccAAAACGGCGGCGATGCTGCGGCGGAGGAGGTGGAAGAGGCTGAGAGGCAGACTCACCGGAATCGTCACCGTGGAGTTGAGAGAGTAAACGGTTCGCCACGAGAACGGAGAAGACGAACTCCGAGTAGAGAAAGGGATGATTTTAGAAGGTATCGATCAGGAAGCAGAGAAAGAGGAAACAACGGCGGTGGTAGTAGCAGGCGAGTGAGTAGATCTCCGGCGAAACGATCGGAGTTTCCAAATGTTAACAGCAACAGACCGGGAAAGTTTGTTACGATTCCGGCGACGGATAAGAGCAACAACGTGGAGCTGTCAGTTAAACGAGTTACGGTTAAGAGAAACATAGGAGACGCTTGTAGAATCGCAGCGTCTCCGAGATCAAAGTCTCCGGCAAGAACGGGTCCCTCGCTGAGCCGGAGCAATTCAAGAAAGGCGGAGCAATCCCCGTATAGACGAAACCCATTAGGAGAGATTGATCAAAACTCATCAAGGATCGGATCTTGTAACAACACCAAGAAGACGGCAGAGTCTGTGAAACCTAATCCAAGAACTAGTAGAGCTGCTAGCCCGAGTAGTCGCGCCGCAGCGGTTGTAGAAGTATCGATAGCGAAACCTCCTCAAGTTGTGTTAAAGAGAAGCAGATCGTTGAGGAAATCTCGAGATTTCGATTTGGTATCGAACGAAGATAACAATTACACAGCATTGTTGTTGAAAGATATTCAGAATTTTCATGGGAAGAGTGTTGTTGAAGACAACTCGGTCTCGTTGTTGCCGTTGTGTGTTACTAAAGCTTGTTCCATTGTTGAAGCAGTGGCTGATCTTAACTCTATGGCTACCAACAACTCTGATTCGAGCCGGTTTAGATTTACATTGACGGCTAACAAAGCGGATTTGATGGAACCgagttttgaaaaatatgtgaCTCTGAAGAGAGGTGGTTCGTTGGAGGAATCATCAGGCAGCAACAATGTTACATGA